A portion of the Melitaea cinxia chromosome 1, ilMelCinx1.1, whole genome shotgun sequence genome contains these proteins:
- the LOC123657206 gene encoding mitochondrial ribonuclease P protein 1 homolog has protein sequence MNFLRSLVSHVHRPILKRNLNHKIVFQKHRVISRSYVSQTEAEDEMEKYVSQLCKGDKDLEKKFRVLMLEVEVMRQDGRFAPDHIQFDQWKHLLELPSRNQRTNYLTFLWKIERKKENQKAKKEARKMEFENSSPEDNKEYPDDLLYGIQYQSLFLRIRDQSINGFDNYRALQAMMYGQSVVIDCSYEEHMVWRETINAAKQMTFLFGDNRIHKDPFNLHMCNVNMQGEFMKQLKKNIPSICEPWFPINIHTSSYLDLFPKDKLVYLTPHCRDELTTFDPDSIYIIGCMVDKINNEPLSLAKAKRDGIKMAKLPLDRYLEWAPGSKKNLNINHMVPILLDLRLTGDWEFALRHIPRRKLMATKIMAMQRMLKDTTLGREDIFKKFQTVRKNNFLTRDEKKFKSKRTLYDDDNI, from the exons ATGAACTTTTTAAGATCACTTGTTTCACATGTTCACCGACCTATATTAAAAAGGAATCTTAAccataaaattgtttttcaaaaacACAGAGTAATATCACGATCTTATGTATCACAAACAGAAGCGGAAGATGAAATGG AAAAATATGTGTCTCAACTTTGTAAAGGCGACAAAGATCTCGAAAAGAAATTTAGGGTATTAATGCTTGAAGTGGAAGTAATGCGTCAAGATGGACGGTTTGCTCCTGACCATATCCAATTTGACCAATGGAAACACTTGTTAGAACTCCCTAGCAGAAACCAAAGAACAAATTATCTTACATTTCTTTGGAAAATTGAGAGGAAAAAGGAAAACCAAAAA GCTAAAAAGGAAGCAAGAAAAATGGAATTCGAAAACTCTTCCCCAGAGGATAATAAGGAGTATCCTGATGATCTTTTATACGGCATTCAATACCAATCTTTGTTCCTTCGTATCCGCGACCAGTCAATTAATGGTTTTGATAATTATAG AGCACTTCAAGCAATGATGTATGGGCAATCAGTTGTTATCGATTGTTCGTATGAAGAACATATGGTATGGAGAGAAACCATAAATGCTGCAAAACAAATGACCTTTCTATTTGGTGACAATAGAATACATAAAGATCCATTTAACTTACACATGTGCAATGTTAATATGCAAGGTGAATTTATGAAACAGTTGAAGAAAAATATACCCTCTATATGTGAACCATGGTTTCCAATAAACATTCACACTTCAagttatttagatttatttccTAAAGATAAGCTTGTATATCTTACACCTCATTGTCGTGATGAACTTACAACTTTTGACCCTGATAGCATTTACATTATTGGCTGCATGGTTGATAAG attAATAATGAACCCCTATCACTGGCCAAAGCTAAAAGAGACGGTATTAAAATGGCAAAGTTACCTCTTGACAGATATTTAGAATGGGCTCCAGGGTCAAAGAAAAacctaaatataaatcacatGGTACCCATTCTGCTGGATTTAAGATTGACTGGTGATTGGGAATTTGCTTTAAGACATATTCCGAGAAGAAAACTTATGGCAACGAAAATAATGGCAATGCAAAGGATGTTAAAAGATACTACTTTAGGAAgagaagatatatttaaaaaattccaaacagttcgtaaaaataattttttaacccgtgatgaaaaaaaatttaaatcaaaaaggACATTATATGATGatgacaatatttaa